The genomic stretch CGACCGCGCAAATCAGCGACGTGCTTCTCCAGGAACGACCTCCGCCTCTCTGCTTCAGGGTCTTCTGGGTGAGAACTCAGGAAGCCGCTTGCAGCTGCGACGAGTGAAGAGTCCATCAACATCGCCATTAGCAGTACCAACCACCCGGAATATGCGTAACCTGGATAAGGCAGCCAAGAGAAGCGTGAGTTCTCGAGTCGATCGGGAAAGGTACTGCCGAACGCCGCAACGCGGGCCGCCTTAGTAGCCACACCCAGCAGTTGGTCGTACGGGACAGACCGAGCCAAGTCCAAGTGCTCTCGCCGCCTGTTCAGAACGAGGTCAAGGTAGTCGACAAGCGTCTCCGCTTCAGCCTCTGTTCGAGCCCACCGAAGCCGAATCACACTCTCTACAAGGAGTTCCGAGCCGACCGCCAGAACACCGATCCGATCGGCCGCGAGCACTTGCTCGCAGGCTGCACGCATCTCACGAAGTTCCGTCGGTTCGTAGTGCGCGGCAGCTTGGCCTCGCGGCACACGCGGGAGCCACCAATTGAATTCCTCCAGGGCAAGGTTCGCAGCCTCGCGGTAGGCGTCGTCCTCGTTCATGCCAGCCGGCCTCTCGTGTAAGACCGCGTACTCCAGGCATCTCCGAATCGGACGCTCCGCTAAGCGAGCTAGCCGATCTTCCCCATCAGACGACTTGGCCATGCGATGCATGTAAACGAGGACTTGCCACTCGACCTGCGTCCGACGGACACCCGCGCAGGCGATCGTCTCCAAGCTACTGACGAGGTCCGCTGAGGGTACTGAGTACGTGCCGAAGCCGCGGCCCAACCCGCGACGATCATTCCGAGGCACCAGTCCCCGCGCCCGCCACCGTTCTAGCTGATAGGGGCTGACCTGGATTCCTCGCTTGGCAAGAACTTCAAGCGCCATGGCGTCGGTCGTGCTCGGCTCCCTCGGCACCGTTGAAACTTACAACTCCGCAATGGTTAAGAGAACAGGTCAATCGGCGCCGCTTTACTAGCTCTCGTGAGGTTCACGGACGCAACGATGATCGTCTTCAGCGCAGCTGCCGTACTGTCCACGACCGGGTTGTTGGCGCTCACGATGGTGCTTCGCGGCTCGACACCACAGGAGCGCCCAGAACTGCTCGCAGCCGTCGCCAACCTGATCCGCGCGTGGCGCTTTCCCGTAAACGATGGATCGGCGCCGCCACCTCCGAGCCAGGCGGATGTTCCCCGCACTCCGCGGAAGATCGGGCAGCGCTCTCGACCTACTCCACTAGTCCGCAAGTTGGACGTCCGCACAGCCCACGACCAGCTATCGGGTGACAAGAGACCTCTCGTTGACACCCCGCGTAGCCGTAGGGACGAAGGTCGGAGCCCTCGAAGCCGTGGCCGGCGACGTCGCCAGCTTTAGGCACCAAGCAAGGCAAACGGAGGTCTTGTGAGCCCGCCGTGTGCCCGGACGCCCCTGGACGAGACGTCATGGCCGATCATCATGCGGAACCGACAGCGGTGTCTACCTGGACAGATAGACACCGCTGCGGACGATCGGGGAGTGATCAACACGGGTTGGATGGAGCTTCTAATCCGTCGGTCGCAGGTTCGAATCCTGCCGGGCGCGCTCACTATCGAAGCGGATCACGAGGCGTTCGTTCAGCGTCGCAAGAGGCGTAAGCGCCGTAAACCTGTCAAACAGGTCCGGGATCAACCTGCATAGAAGGCCGCAAATCGTCTTATCTGCGTTCTGCAGACAGCCTGCTGCCGACGGCGAGTGCACGAGAGAGGGTTGCTGACTGCCGAGGTGCACCTGACGATTACGTCAGGAGGACCGTCATGACACTGAACTCAGACACCTCAGCGACCGGCAGTCCCATCTACTACCCAGGTCCGGGCATTGTGGTCACCGGCACGCACATCGAGACCGAAGACTCGATCTACCGGGTTCGCGATCTCGTTGTCGAGGACCCCACCTATCTGTACATCCACCCGGCGCGCGCGATCGCCTTCTACTGCGGGGCGCTCGAGCTGCTGATGGCCATCGGCTTCGCGGCGCTCCACGGCACGGCCGGCTGGATGCTCTGCGTGGCCGGCGTGCTGGCCGCGGTGGGCATGGGCGGGGCGATCTGGATCGACGACTACCGCAACCCGCGCCACATGGAACTGACCGCTCTGCACAAGGGACGCCGGGTCCTGTTGTTCAGTTCGGACAACCAGCGTGTCTTCGAGCAGGTGCGCCGGGCGGTCGTCCGCGCGGTCGAGGCCAACCGCCGGCCGCGACCCTGACGCGGGCGCGCCGACCGGGGTGAGCCGCGCGCAGCTCAGCCCGCCCGCATCTCGCCCCGGATCGATTTGATCATCTGTAGGGCCCGATCGCCCGTACGCCCGTAGTCGAGCAAATCTTTGAACAGGTCGTTGTGCCGATCGACCGCCTCGGGGTCAGTGATGAGAAAGTCCACTCCGGCGGCACCCTCGACGAACAACACGTCCCCGTGCGTGTAGCCGGAGAACTTGAGCAGCTCGAATGAGCCACCAAGACCGGAGTGGTGCTCCAGGTCGAGCGGGGCAACGCCGATGGTGTAAACGTCTGTGTTCTCCGCCAGCGCCAGAAGGTGGTCGAGCTGGCGGGCCATGACTTCCCGCCCACCGATCGGGCGCCGGAGCACCGCCTCATCGAGCACCGCTACCACCTTCGGCGGATTTTCGCCCTGCTGCCGCTCGGACAGGGCCTGCTGGCGGTCGAGGCGAAGCTGCACACGCGCTTTTACCTGCTCGTCGTTCGGGTCGGCCCGGAGCGTACGGGCCGTGTTGGCGCGCGCATACTCCCTCGTTTGAAGCAACCCCGGAACGGCAAGCAATTGCCAGGTCTGGATGACCGAGGCTTCGTTCTCGAAA from Paractinoplanes brasiliensis encodes the following:
- a CDS encoding DUF6232 family protein, producing MTLNSDTSATGSPIYYPGPGIVVTGTHIETEDSIYRVRDLVVEDPTYLYIHPARAIAFYCGALELLMAIGFAALHGTAGWMLCVAGVLAAVGMGGAIWIDDYRNPRHMELTALHKGRRVLLFSSDNQRVFEQVRRAVVRAVEANRRPRP
- a CDS encoding helix-turn-helix domain-containing protein, whose amino-acid sequence is MSDAFDQSVVPLEEVGPKLARANVAQRLKSLREGLGLSVAGVAKTMDWSVSKLTRIEKGEVTVQPLEVRALLGHYRITDQNVVAELSRLARTSRSRQWYSRHRLTGAIADFVAFENEASVIQTWQLLAVPGLLQTREYARANTARTLRADPNDEQVKARVQLRLDRQQALSERQQGENPPKVVAVLDEAVLRRPIGGREVMARQLDHLLALAENTDVYTIGVAPLDLEHHSGLGGSFELLKFSGYTHGDVLFVEGAAGVDFLITDPEAVDRHNDLFKDLLDYGRTGDRALQMIKSIRGEMRAG